The Papaver somniferum cultivar HN1 chromosome 3, ASM357369v1, whole genome shotgun sequence genome includes a region encoding these proteins:
- the LOC113359187 gene encoding uncharacterized protein LOC113359187, which translates to MHQPKLHWYKKIWNPAVLPSTSANVWEIARNVCATEENLRKKGFQFASRCYICHDEEDNIEHILWKCDFSTSLWNWLSGIFLSPKPNHFEDVLKMHKNSSPVIKELWIISSYTVMVELWFLRNAIYYDAEKPVLTKIQLRIARKVHDCEVRLKGVMWGTDIEKSILRFFNIQRKSRQCRLWFFSKESCWSIFAESGGLGITTNYVAEFISCIKDLEWAVEHLSFELVLQSDSSMCAKALQQKNIPWFLLARWQRIMASIHSITFKHAYRESISQLITLLGRGHICRMGRL; encoded by the exons ATGCACCAGCCTAAGTTGCACTGGTATAAAAAAATATGGAATCCTGCAGTGCTTCCTTCAACATCTGCTAATGTTTGGGAAATTGCTAGAAATGTGTGTGCAACAGAAGAGAATCTGAGGAAAAAGGGTTTTCAGTTTGCTTCAAGATGCTACATTTGTCATGATGAAGAAGATAATATAGAGCATATCTTGTGGAAATGTGATTTCAGTACCAGCTTGTGGAATTGGCTCTCAGGTATCTTCTTATCTCCGAAACCAAATCATTTTGAGGATGTTTTGAAAATGCATAAAAATTCTAGTCCTGTGATTAAAGAGTTATGGATTATCAGTTCTTATACAGTTATGGTTGAATTATGGTTCTTAAGAAATGCAATATATTATGATGCTGAGAAGCCTGTGTTAACCAAAATACAGTTAAGAATTGCTAGAAAAGTCCATGACTGTGAAGTTAGACTGAAAGGTGTTATGTGGGGAACTGATATTGAAAAATCAATCTTACGATTCTTTAATATCCAA AGGAAATCCAGGCAGTGCAGGCTATGGTTTTTTAGTAAGGAATCATGTTGGAGCATTTTTGCAGAATCTGGTGGTTTGGGGATTACTACTAATTATGTAGCAGAATTCATTTCTTGTATCAAGGATTTAGAATGGGCAGTTGAGCATCTCTCCTTCGAGTTAGTTCTGCAATCTGATTCTAGTATGTGTGCAAAAGCTTTACAGCAAAAGAATATCCCTTGGTTTCTGCTGGCTAGATGGCAAAGAATTATGGCTAGTATTCACTCAATTACTTTCAAACATGCCTACAGAGAATCAATTTCTCAGCTGATCACTTTGCTAGGAAGGGGGCACATTTGTAGAATGGGCAGACTTTGA